AAATAATAATGGTGGAGTTGTTGGGGGACTTACTACTGGAATGCCTTTAATTTTTAGGGTGGCTATAAAACCCACTTCTTCTATAGGAATTTCACAAGATACAGTGGACATAGAAAAATTCGAAGAGGTTAAATTAGAGGTAAAGGGTAGACATGATCCATGTATAGTACCTAGAGCGGTTCCTGTTATTGAGAGTGTTACAGCACTTACAATTCTTGATTTAATATTAGAAAGAGAGGGTGAAGTATGGAAGATATAAAAAACATAAGAAGAGAAATTGATAATATAGATAAGGAATTAGTTAGAATATTTGAGGAGAGATTAAATCTTTCTTTAAAAGTTATGGAATATAAAAAAGAAAGGTCCTTACCTATACTAGATAAAAATAGAGAAGAACAAGTGATAAAACAGGCTAAAGAAAATTTAAATAATA
The nucleotide sequence above comes from Hathewaya histolytica. Encoded proteins:
- a CDS encoding chorismate mutase: MEDIKNIRREIDNIDKELVRIFEERLNLSLKVMEYKKERSLPILDKNREEQVIKQAKENLNNIKYEEYLEDFFTKLMEISKKVQYHVGYKE